A single window of Halobacterium jilantaiense DNA harbors:
- a CDS encoding ABC transporter ATP-binding protein encodes MSVDRPAVEARNVHKAYGEDGVLDGVDLTVAENEVLLLMGPNGTGKTVLLSCLAGATEPSEGSVSVFGTPVSEDGGHSLSLLLQGGASVETLSGRETAAFYSRLHPEFTDRWRTYVDDLGIGGDLDKRIKYYSEGMKRKLELSLALSVDAPLYLLDEPTAGVDLSMVQSFHRVIRDRVADGGTVVATSHRPVDADLADRVAFVNGGGVLAVDTPEALLDGVPTVVRVVGRAATGDALSPHVVGEPFYHGDERRGFLREHATVADVREHAGDATVETVEPSYTDAFNYYVHAAADDE; translated from the coding sequence GTGAGCGTCGACCGGCCCGCCGTCGAGGCCCGGAACGTCCACAAAGCCTACGGCGAGGACGGCGTCCTCGACGGCGTCGACCTCACCGTCGCCGAGAACGAAGTGCTGCTGTTGATGGGGCCTAACGGCACCGGGAAGACGGTGTTGCTGTCGTGTCTCGCCGGTGCCACCGAGCCCTCCGAGGGCTCGGTGTCGGTGTTCGGGACGCCCGTCAGCGAAGACGGCGGCCACAGCCTCTCGCTGCTGCTGCAGGGCGGCGCGAGCGTCGAAACGCTCTCGGGCCGCGAGACGGCCGCGTTCTACTCTCGGCTCCACCCCGAGTTCACGGACCGCTGGCGGACGTACGTCGACGACCTCGGCATCGGCGGCGACCTCGACAAACGCATCAAGTACTACTCGGAGGGCATGAAACGCAAGCTCGAACTCTCGCTGGCGCTGTCCGTCGACGCGCCGCTGTACCTCCTCGACGAACCGACCGCGGGCGTCGACCTCTCGATGGTGCAGTCGTTCCACCGCGTCATCCGCGACCGCGTCGCGGACGGCGGGACCGTCGTCGCCACGAGCCACCGGCCCGTCGACGCCGACCTCGCCGACCGCGTCGCGTTCGTGAACGGCGGCGGCGTGCTCGCCGTCGACACCCCCGAGGCGCTGCTGGACGGCGTCCCGACCGTCGTGCGAGTGGTCGGCCGGGCTGCCACCGGCGACGCCCTCTCCCCGCACGTCGTCGGCGAGCCGTTCTACCACGGCGACGAACGCCGCGGATTCCTCCGTGAGCACGCGACTGTGGCGGACGTCCGCGAACACGCCGGCGACGCCACCGTCGAAACCGTGGAACCGAGCTACACCGACGCGTTCAACTACTACGTCCACGCAGCCGCCGACGATGAGTGA
- a CDS encoding transcriptional regulator, whose translation MDLDKLVHQPTRLELFAYLYRHGEASFGDLTDELDLTEGNLSSHLQRMEDAGAVEVRKEFVDKRPHTTAVLTEDGEAMFEDHVQTLQGLIDDLQ comes from the coding sequence ATGGACCTCGACAAGCTCGTCCACCAGCCGACCCGGCTCGAACTGTTCGCGTACCTCTACCGCCACGGCGAAGCCAGTTTCGGCGACCTCACGGACGAACTGGACCTCACAGAGGGGAACCTCTCCAGTCACCTCCAGCGCATGGAGGACGCCGGTGCCGTCGAGGTCCGCAAGGAGTTCGTGGACAAGCGGCCGCACACGACGGCGGTGCTCACCGAGGACGGCGAGGCGATGTTCGAGGACCACGTCCAGACGCTCCAGGGGCTCATCGACGACCTACAATAG
- the aspS gene encoding aspartate--tRNA(Asn) ligase, translating into MLERTYIEDVTPEDDGDETTIAGHVHELRDLGGILFVIVRDGTGRLQVVAKEDDTPDLFETAEDLDSEDVVQVTGTLEASDQAPGGVELAPTELTVVSEATDVPSIEISKDVDADLSTRLDERHLDVRKPSTKAVFSLRSKAMQAMTDWFYDNRFEEVDTPELSTAGAEGGADLFPVVYYDKEAYLSQSPQLYKQILVASGFDRLFEVGHAFRAEDFGTSRHVSEIAMFDVELGYVEDHHDVMDVQEESLRHTIRHVVEHAQRELDELGSDLSVPEEDFPRITFEEAREILADEYNHVPEDDDDLDTKGERLLGKYFEEQGHPAVFVVGYPNEKFYYRQDVEGDDIASRKFDLLYLGQELSSGGQREHDIERLTAKMREQGVEPENFEFYLDAFRYGVPPHGGYGLGIDRLVQQLAGLDNIKEAILFPRDPDRLEP; encoded by the coding sequence ATGCTCGAACGAACCTACATCGAAGACGTAACGCCCGAGGACGACGGCGACGAGACCACCATCGCCGGCCACGTCCACGAACTGCGCGACCTCGGCGGCATCCTGTTCGTCATCGTGCGGGACGGCACCGGCCGCCTGCAGGTCGTCGCGAAGGAAGACGACACCCCCGACCTGTTCGAGACGGCGGAAGACCTCGACAGCGAGGACGTGGTGCAGGTCACCGGCACGCTGGAAGCCAGCGACCAGGCTCCGGGCGGCGTCGAACTCGCGCCGACCGAACTCACCGTCGTCAGCGAGGCGACGGACGTGCCGTCCATCGAAATCTCGAAGGACGTCGACGCGGACCTCTCGACGCGCCTCGACGAGCGCCACCTCGACGTGCGGAAGCCGTCGACGAAGGCCGTCTTCTCGCTGCGCTCGAAGGCGATGCAGGCGATGACCGACTGGTTCTACGACAACCGCTTCGAGGAGGTCGACACGCCCGAACTCTCCACCGCGGGCGCAGAAGGCGGTGCGGACCTCTTCCCGGTCGTCTACTACGACAAGGAAGCGTACCTCTCCCAGAGCCCGCAGCTCTACAAGCAGATTCTCGTTGCCTCTGGCTTCGACCGGCTGTTCGAGGTCGGGCACGCGTTCCGCGCCGAGGACTTCGGGACCTCCCGGCACGTTTCCGAAATCGCGATGTTCGACGTGGAACTCGGCTACGTCGAGGACCACCACGACGTGATGGACGTCCAGGAGGAGTCCCTGCGACACACCATCCGGCACGTCGTCGAGCACGCCCAGCGCGAACTCGACGAACTCGGTTCGGACCTCTCGGTCCCCGAGGAGGACTTCCCGCGCATCACCTTCGAGGAGGCCCGCGAGATTCTCGCCGACGAGTACAACCACGTCCCCGAGGACGACGACGACCTCGACACGAAGGGCGAGCGCCTGCTCGGCAAGTACTTCGAGGAGCAGGGCCACCCCGCGGTGTTCGTCGTCGGCTACCCGAACGAGAAGTTCTACTACCGGCAGGACGTCGAGGGCGACGACATCGCGTCCCGGAAGTTCGACCTGCTGTACCTCGGCCAGGAGCTGTCCTCCGGCGGGCAGCGTGAACACGACATCGAGCGCCTGACGGCGAAGATGCGCGAGCAGGGCGTCGAGCCGGAGAACTTCGAGTTCTACCTCGACGCGTTCCGCTACGGCGTCCCGCCCCACGGCGGCTACGGGCTCGGCATCGACCGCCTCGTCCAGCAGCTCGCCGGCCTCGACAACATCAAGGAAGCCATCCTCTTCCCGCGGGACCCCGACCGCCTCGAACCGTAG
- a CDS encoding transcription factor S, with protein sequence MEFCDDCGSMMKADDELWVCGSCGNKQPKDPNASFVVTEGQEETDIVDVSDAEDKGLPTTEVVCPQCENDSAHWYMQQIRSADESETRFFICTECEHRWREDDN encoded by the coding sequence ATGGAGTTCTGCGACGACTGCGGCTCGATGATGAAAGCCGACGACGAGCTCTGGGTGTGTGGGAGCTGCGGGAACAAACAGCCCAAGGACCCGAACGCCAGCTTCGTCGTCACCGAAGGCCAGGAAGAGACCGACATCGTCGACGTCAGCGACGCCGAAGACAAGGGCCTCCCCACCACCGAGGTCGTCTGCCCCCAGTGTGAGAACGACAGCGCACACTGGTACATGCAGCAGATTCGCTCCGCCGACGAGTCCGAGACGCGCTTCTTCATCTGCACCGAGTGCGAACACCGCTGGCGGGAAGACGACAACTAA
- a CDS encoding MFS transporter, which translates to MGILDTDRRVLVLAMARMADALGNSFLIVVLPAYIGAEGRVAVDSFTGQLAVAGVDVLVVTPALLIGLVLSMFGFLNSFLQPLSGRLSDRAGVRKPFILGGLALLAVASGAYSFVSDYRLVLVLRALQGVGAALTVPATVALVNELGTTDTRGNNFGVFNTFRLIGFGFGPIVAGVVLTRFGFDAAFAVAVVGALVSFALVEWLVEEPPRADAEAGEDLSIAVRGDRSLLDPVFALGIATVCMGICIALFATLEATINDRLGQSSVLFGAQFGAVTLANVVFQVPIGDASDTYGRRPFIVAGFVLLIPATLAQGYAPTPATMVLARFVQGIAVAAVFAPSLAVAGDLARKGASGSTLSVLTMGFGLGTAIGPLASGFLVRFGFAVPFAVGSALAALALAVVYTQVRETVEDAESVRAVPGD; encoded by the coding sequence ATGGGTATCCTCGACACCGACAGACGGGTGCTGGTGTTGGCGATGGCGCGGATGGCCGACGCGCTCGGCAACTCCTTTCTCATCGTCGTGCTCCCGGCGTACATCGGCGCTGAAGGCCGGGTCGCTGTCGACTCGTTCACCGGCCAGTTGGCCGTAGCGGGCGTCGACGTGCTGGTGGTCACGCCCGCGCTGCTCATCGGGCTCGTGCTCTCGATGTTCGGGTTCCTGAACAGCTTCCTCCAGCCGCTGTCCGGCCGGCTCTCCGACCGCGCCGGCGTCCGGAAGCCGTTCATCCTCGGCGGGCTCGCGCTGCTCGCGGTCGCCTCGGGCGCGTACTCGTTCGTCTCCGACTACCGGCTGGTGCTGGTGTTGCGCGCCCTCCAGGGCGTCGGCGCTGCGCTCACGGTCCCGGCGACGGTCGCGCTCGTGAACGAACTCGGCACCACCGACACCCGCGGGAACAACTTCGGCGTGTTCAACACCTTCCGACTCATCGGGTTCGGGTTCGGTCCAATCGTCGCCGGTGTGGTGCTGACGCGGTTCGGGTTCGACGCCGCGTTCGCCGTCGCGGTCGTCGGCGCGCTCGTGTCGTTCGCGCTCGTCGAGTGGCTCGTCGAAGAGCCACCGCGGGCCGACGCCGAGGCCGGCGAGGACCTCTCTATCGCCGTCCGTGGCGACCGGAGCCTCCTCGACCCCGTGTTCGCGCTCGGTATCGCGACCGTCTGCATGGGCATCTGCATCGCGCTGTTCGCGACCCTCGAAGCCACCATCAACGACCGCCTCGGGCAGTCCTCGGTCCTGTTCGGCGCGCAGTTCGGCGCGGTGACGCTGGCGAACGTCGTCTTCCAGGTCCCGATCGGGGACGCCAGCGACACGTACGGCCGACGGCCGTTCATCGTCGCCGGGTTCGTGCTCCTGATTCCCGCGACGCTCGCCCAGGGGTACGCGCCGACGCCCGCGACGATGGTGCTCGCGCGGTTCGTGCAGGGCATCGCCGTGGCGGCGGTGTTCGCGCCCTCGCTCGCAGTCGCCGGCGACCTCGCGCGCAAGGGGGCGTCCGGCAGCACGCTGTCCGTGCTCACGATGGGGTTCGGGCTCGGCACCGCTATCGGGCCACTGGCCTCCGGATTCCTCGTCCGGTTCGGGTTCGCGGTGCCGTTCGCCGTCGGGAGCGCGCTCGCGGCGCTCGCGCTCGCCGTCGTCTACACGCAGGTCCGGGAGACCGTGGAGGACGCGGAGTCGGTGCGGGCCGTGCCCGGCGACTAG
- a CDS encoding enoyl-CoA hydratase/isomerase family protein, whose product MADTVDLTVEDGVATITIDRPESLNALNVPTLHALEDAIEAAEDEDARALVLTGAGDDAFVAGADISYMVDMDTAEAQAYAELGHGVASAIEEFPAPAVAAINGYAFGGGMELALACDLRVASERALLGQTEIDLGIVPGWGGTQRLPRLVGDETARRLIYFGDRLDATDAYEEGLVGEVVAHDELDDHVADLAADLAAQPATALRAAKEAINASHETNLAAGLDFEARAWAGLFGSHDQREGMQAFLDDRDPDFE is encoded by the coding sequence ATGGCAGACACCGTCGACCTCACCGTCGAAGACGGCGTAGCGACCATCACCATCGACCGGCCCGAGAGTCTGAACGCGCTGAACGTCCCGACGCTGCACGCGCTGGAGGACGCCATCGAGGCGGCCGAAGACGAGGACGCCCGCGCGCTCGTCCTGACGGGCGCGGGCGACGACGCGTTCGTCGCGGGCGCGGACATCTCCTACATGGTGGACATGGACACCGCCGAGGCGCAGGCGTACGCGGAGCTCGGCCACGGCGTCGCGAGCGCCATCGAGGAGTTCCCCGCGCCCGCCGTCGCGGCCATCAACGGCTACGCGTTCGGCGGCGGGATGGAGCTCGCGCTGGCCTGCGACCTCCGGGTCGCCAGCGAGCGCGCGCTGCTCGGGCAGACCGAAATCGACCTCGGCATCGTCCCGGGCTGGGGTGGCACCCAGCGGCTCCCGCGGCTCGTCGGCGACGAGACGGCGCGCCGCCTCATCTACTTCGGAGACCGCCTGGACGCCACGGACGCCTACGAGGAAGGGCTCGTCGGCGAGGTCGTCGCGCACGACGAACTGGACGACCACGTCGCCGACCTCGCCGCCGACCTCGCCGCCCAGCCCGCGACCGCGCTCCGCGCCGCGAAAGAAGCCATCAACGCGAGCCACGAGACCAATCTCGCCGCCGGCCTCGACTTCGAGGCGCGGGCGTGGGCGGGGCTGTTCGGCAGCCACGACCAGCGCGAGGGGATGCAGGCGTTCCTCGACGACCGCGACCCCGACTTCGAGTAA
- a CDS encoding DUF5797 family protein yields the protein MTLSEEERERLADLVALQPTKNSDLQDRWGLESGSDVHQYLEDHLRDYYYRDENSMIRATAEASELVGDVDEDGEAPAVHMSDTEQMVFAVIAGPEERSESVVSVLHAVRDAYDDADLESGDVRRALQTLKRKGIVEVENRTVPTYRLAVPREDVTVADD from the coding sequence ATGACTCTCTCCGAGGAGGAGCGCGAGCGCCTGGCGGACCTCGTGGCCCTCCAGCCGACGAAGAACAGCGACCTCCAGGACCGCTGGGGGCTCGAGTCCGGCAGTGACGTCCACCAGTACCTCGAAGACCACCTGCGGGACTACTACTACCGCGACGAGAACTCGATGATTCGCGCGACCGCAGAGGCCTCCGAACTCGTCGGGGACGTCGACGAGGACGGCGAAGCGCCCGCCGTCCACATGTCCGACACCGAGCAGATGGTGTTCGCGGTCATCGCCGGTCCCGAGGAGCGCTCCGAGAGCGTCGTCTCCGTCCTGCACGCCGTCCGGGACGCGTACGACGACGCCGACCTCGAATCCGGAGACGTGCGGCGCGCGCTCCAGACGCTCAAACGCAAGGGCATCGTCGAAGTCGAGAACCGCACCGTCCCCACCTACCGCCTCGCGGTCCCGCGCGAGGATGTCACCGTCGCAGACGACTGA